One genomic window of Manduca sexta isolate Smith_Timp_Sample1 chromosome 4, JHU_Msex_v1.0, whole genome shotgun sequence includes the following:
- the LOC115453124 gene encoding elongin-C, whose product MSYQSVGSAPASGGASGGSAADEQRSGGTVAGSGSGGAEEKVYGGCEGPDAMYVKLVSSDGHEFIVKREHALTSGTIKAMLSGPGQFAENEANEVNFREIPSHVLQKVCMYFTYKVRYTNSSTEIPEFPIAPEIALELLMAANFLDC is encoded by the exons ATGTCGTACCAGTCAGTAGGATCAGCTCCCGCCTCAGGTGGCGCTTCGGGTGGCAGTGCTGCTGATGAACAACGCTCGGGAGGAACCGTTGCAG GTAGCGGCTCGGGCGGCGCCGAGGAGAAGGTGTACGGTGGCTGCGAAGGTCCGGACGCGATGTACGTGAAGCTGGTGTCTTCAGACGGGCACGAGTTCATCGTGAAGAGGGAGCACGCTCTCACATCAGGCACTATCAAAGCGATGCTCAGCGGTCCGGGACAGTTTGCTGAGAACGAGGCTAACGAGGTCAACTTTAGGGAGATACC atCCCACGTCTTGCAGAAGGTGTGTATGTACTTCACGTACAAGGTGCGCTACACAAACTCCTCCACAGAGATCCCGGAGTTCCCGATCGCTCCAGAGATCGCCTTGGAACTGCTCATGGCCGCTAACTTCCTCGATTGTTAG
- the LOC115453123 gene encoding zinc finger protein PLAGL1, which translates to MASPPPNPREGEEVGPEFGEEASSKGAPPPQKRFIAPPASQLPSKLHYVTVSAPGPSGVKAIFRTVKVPRRVPTLGGTPREEPAAARPAARRAGREHTKRHVCATCDKRFSSPGKLSQHVLSHTGELPFSCDLCEKRFNTRFKLARHGLIHSEARAFACNVCGKTFNRKDHLTNHVRVHNPVKKLYTCERPNCRKSYTSLMSYRKHAALHSAEEGNLQCKICEEVFPSRQEIVHHLKVHTGSRTLKSETDKKFTCDFCDRRFFTAKDVRRHLVVHTGRRDFLCPFCPQKFGRKDHLVRHVKNAHPDESWKSAAVGTSSEPPPEASAFEETYGDYPLEGTDFGIWKPPSPKESQAKRQTRVPSEEIIVELPPLDPADIKIEPLDVKIENTLVEVKIEEPASPSCEILENVEYPIYMVPPPYSQTPSDLPYLSPQELPDTLQAHLLDPANVQSILMDPGEGPSVLSSEMLGILKESESTYTGEEGRVQQQRLPAFTQAFQTAQSPKPPKPPPPP; encoded by the coding sequence ATGGCCAGCCCGCCACCGAACCCCCGAGAAGGCGAGGAGGTCGGCCCCGAGTTCGGCGAGGAAGCGAGCAGCAAAGGCGCGCCCCCCCCGCAGAAGAGGTTCATAGCGCCGCCTGCCTCGCAGCTGCCTTCGAAGCTGCACTACGTGACGGTGAGCGCACCCGGACCTAGTGGCGTGAAAGCGATCTTCCGCACGGTGAAGGTGCCTCGGCGCGTCCCCACGCTGGGTGGCACGCCGCGCGAGGAGCCCGCGGCGGCGCGGCCGGCGGCGCGTCGCGCCGGTCGCGAGCATACCAAGCGCCACGTCTGTGCCACCTGCGACAAGCGCTTCTCTAGCCCTGGCAAGCTCAGCCAGCATGTGCTCTCACACACTGGGGAGCTGCCTTTCTCCTGCGACCTGTGCGAGAAGCGCTTCAACACCAGGTTTAAGCTCGCCCGCCATGGTCTCATCCACAGCGAGGCTCGAGCATTCGCTTGCAATGTTTGCGGTAAGACTTTCAATCGCAAAGATCACTTGACTAACCATGTTCGAGTTCACAATCCTGTTAAGAAGCTGTACACCTGTGAGAGACCTAACTGCAGAAAATCTTACACTTCTCTGATGAGCTACAGGAAACATGCTGCTCTCCACTCTGCAGAAGAAGGTAATCTGCAGTGCAAGATATGTGAGGAGGTTTTCCCCTCTCGTCAAGAGATAGTGCACCATCTTAAAGTTCATACAGGTAGTCGGACACTCAAAAGTGAAACTGATAAAAAGTTTACATGTGATTTTTGCGATAGGCGGTTTTTCACTGCAAAGGATGTGCGTCGGCACCTTGTAGTGCACACAGGTAGGAGAGATTTCTTGTGCCCTTTTTGTCCCCAAAAGTTTGGGCGTAAGGACCACTTGGTCCGACATGTGAAGAATGCACACCCAGATGAGTCATGGAAATCAGCTGCGGTTGGCACTTCCAGTGAGCCTCCACCTGAGGCATCTGCCTTTGAGGAGACATATGGTGACTATCCCCTGGAAGGCACTGACTTTGGTATCTGGAAACCACCTTCTCCAAAGGAAAGCCAGGCAAAGCGTCAAACAAGAGTACCATCAGAAGAAATCATAGTGGAACTACCACCATTAGATCCTGCAGATATTAAAATAGAGCCACTAGATGTCAAGATTGAGAACACCTTAGTGGAGGTGAAGATTGAGGAGCCTGCGTCGCCATCGTGCGAAATCCTCGAGAATGTGGAGTACCCCATATACATGGTGCCACCGCCATATTCCCAGACGCCATCTGACTTGCCTTATCTATCACCACAGGAGTTGCCAGACACGTTGCAGGCTCACTTGTTGGATCCTGCCAATGTTCAGTCCATCCTGATGGATCCAGGGGAGGGACCTTCTGTTCTGTCCAGTGAAATGCTTGGGATCCTGAAAGAAAGTGAATCAACTTATACAGGCGAGGAAGGTCGCGTCCAGCAACAGAGGCTGCCAGCCTTCACGCAAGCCTTTCAGACGGCGCAGAGTCCGAAGCCCCCGAAGCCACCGCCCCCGCCCTAG